The Streptomyces sp. NBC_00576 genome contains the following window.
CATCACCGGCACGGCGAGGCGCGCGGCGAGCAGCATGCCCGTGATACCGGCCGCCTGAACGGCCTCCTCGCCGCCCACGGAGGCCAGGATGATGCCGTCCGCGGCGGTCGCCACGGTGAACAGACGGGCCCGGTCGGCGCGCGCGAGGCCCGCCTCGGACAGCCGTACGTGCAGGCCTTCGGCGAGCAGCGGGTGCGGGCCGAGGACATCGGTCAGGTCGGCCGCGATACGGCTCTCCATGACGGCCTGACGGACCTGGCGCAGCAGCGCGTTGTCCGGACCGGCGAGCAGCGGCACGACCACGGCCACGGGTCCCTCGGGCGGCTTGACGTCCGCACCGGCGGCGCGGGCCTGCTCGTAGCGGGCCGTGCGCTCCTGAGCGGCGTGCGCGAGCATCGACTGGAGTGTGGGGAACTCCGCGTCGTCACCGTCGAGGTACCCGATGCGGGCGTCGAGGCCGGGGAGCTCGGAGCGGGCGATGCTCACGACCTCCTCGGCGAGGCTCCGCGTGGCGGGGCTGGGCGCGCCCGGCACCGCGAGGACGAGCGCGGGCGCACCCTCGGGAGCCGCCAGCGGCTCGGGGCGGCGGTGCCGGCCCGGCTGGCGGGGGCGCGGCATTCGTACTGGCAGGCCGGCGGGCCCAGTGGGGGAGCTCATGGCGCCGCATGTTACTGGCTTATTGGGCTCCCCTGTTCGGGGAGGGTGCAGGTGAGCGGTATCCGTCCGCTTTTGTCTGATGAGTTACGTACGGATCAGAAGTGATCGGTACGTGATGACTTCACGGCCGCGCGGCGACGGATTCGGCCGCCAGGGTGTTCCGGTGCTGGTCAACCGCGCGTGACCGGCAAGTCCCCGTGTGGTGAGCGGACTTGATCGGCAGAGGGACGAGTCGTCTTCTGTCCGGCAATCGGGCATCAGGCTCATATGTCGGTCATTCAGGTTCGAATGTCGGTCACTATGCGCGGCGTTCGGTCATCCGCGTCCCTGTGTCCGGTCAGGCCAGGCGCCAGTCCCACACACCTCGGGCGCGACCGGGAACGACAGACCCACCGCGTGTGCGGGAGTTCACGGGAGGTAGGTACTCGGTGGCGAGGGGTGGCGAGGCGCGATGGTGATGGCCGAGTGGCTTGATCATTGGGTGCAACGGGCTTCCCTCCTTCCCGGTGACCGGCTGCGTGATCTGCTGGACCGGCTCGATGGCCTTGATCTCGATGGCCTTGATGAGGAGGAAGAGTAGCGCCGGAGCCGGTGTCCGTGTGCGGGGGCTGCTGTGCTCGTGCGGGAGCCCGGCGGGTCCCAGTAGGGTGATGCGCTGTGGCACCTCGACCTTTGCATGAACTTGTTGAAGCGGGCTGGGCGAAGGCTCTGGATCCTGCGGCCGAACGTATCGCTGCGATGGGCGACTTCCTCCGGGCGGAGATAGCGGCGGGCCGGACGTATCTGCCGGCTGGGGCGAATGTCCTGCGGGCTTTCCAGCAGCCCTTCGATGACGTCCGTGTCCTGATTGTCGGTCAGGATCCCTATCCCACGCCGGGGATGGCGATCGGGTTGAGTTTCGCTGTGTCGCCCGAGGTGCGTTCGTTGCCGGGCAGTCTGGAGAACATTTTCCGGGAGATGCACTCCGACTTGGGGCTGCCCAGGCCGTCGAACGGTGATCTGACGCCGTGGACGGAGCAGGGGGTGCTGTTGCTGAACAGGGCGCTGACGACGGCACCGCGCAGCCCCGCCGCGCACCGGGGCAAGGGGTGGGAGGAGGTCACCGAGCAGGCGATCCGGGCGCTGGCCGGACGGGGCAAGCCCTTGGTGTCGATCCTGTGGGGGCGTGACGCGCGTAATCTGCGGCCGCTGCTGGGGGAGCTTCCGGCGATCGAGTCGGCCCATCCGTCCCCGATGTCGGCGGACCGTGGTTTCTTCGGCTCACGGCCGTTCAGCCGGGCCAACGAGCTGCTCGTCAAGCAGGGTGCGCAGCCGGTGGACTGGCGACTGCCGTAGGGCATGGCCGTCGCAACGGCCGAGACAACCGGGGAAGCGTGCCGCGGCACACCGGGCAGGCAGGGAAAGCGCTGCGGGGTGACAGGCCGAGGGGCGCTTCCTTTGCCCCACCGTCACTCGCTGGATGGGCCGGCGCAAGGGAACGGAAGCGCCGTCGCACACGATGCTTTGTCGGTTGTGGTGCCTGGTGAGATACTGGCCCGCCGCGGAATCGGCGGAGCATACGGGGGCGCGATGGGCCAGGCGGTGACCGCAGCCATGCTGCAGGTGGCGGATGTGCACAAGTCGTACGGTCGAGGCGCCAGCGCCGTTCATGCTCTGCGTGGCGTCTCCTTCGAGGTCCCTCGGGGGGAGCTCGTCGCACTCAAGGGACGCTCGGGCTCGGGCAAGACCACCCTGCTCAACAT
Protein-coding sequences here:
- a CDS encoding uracil-DNA glycosylase — translated: MAPRPLHELVEAGWAKALDPAAERIAAMGDFLRAEIAAGRTYLPAGANVLRAFQQPFDDVRVLIVGQDPYPTPGMAIGLSFAVSPEVRSLPGSLENIFREMHSDLGLPRPSNGDLTPWTEQGVLLLNRALTTAPRSPAAHRGKGWEEVTEQAIRALAGRGKPLVSILWGRDARNLRPLLGELPAIESAHPSPMSADRGFFGSRPFSRANELLVKQGAQPVDWRLP
- a CDS encoding sirohydrochlorin chelatase; this translates as MSSPTGPAGLPVRMPRPRQPGRHRRPEPLAAPEGAPALVLAVPGAPSPATRSLAEEVVSIARSELPGLDARIGYLDGDDAEFPTLQSMLAHAAQERTARYEQARAAGADVKPPEGPVAVVVPLLAGPDNALLRQVRQAVMESRIAADLTDVLGPHPLLAEGLHVRLSEAGLARADRARLFTVATAADGIILASVGGEEAVQAAGITGMLLAARLAVPVMAAALDQEGSIAAIAEQLRASGSQNLALAPYLIGPEIDAGLLEAAAKEAGCASSDALGPYPAIGKLALAKYTTALGIAPQQPQGAPVR